The DNA region TAAAACGAGTGATATGATCTTATGATCCTGTTATACCTCCTTCTTTGAGTCCTAGAGCTGATCGGACTCCCTTGCCAGGGGGGATGACAGCCTTTTCCAAGCCTGCGGGTTCGTCGTCGACGAACTTGCCACGATCCCCGAGAGCTCCGATGGCTCCAAGAAgggtgaagaggatgaagaagaggaggagaggctcGGCTTCGTAGATTGGTATTCCTGTTTCCAGGTTAAGTTGTGCCAGGATTCCTTTCCCTGTGATTGCTTCTCCTAGTATTGATGCCTGCAGTCGTTAGCGAAGGCACTCTCAATCAGATTCAGATCCACACATGAATTCAGTTTGCTTAGCTTGCTCTTGTTGATATATTCGCAAGCAATTAAGTAGAGTAATTTGTAAGAGTGAATGAAAGGATCGATCTACTCACTGCAAATCCAAGCATAGCAACCCGGCCAACGAATAGCTCATTCTGCTTGGTGAATCCAATTCCCCCTGAAGTACCAAAAATGCCATCTTCCACCTTTCCCTTGACCTTCTCCACCTATTTATTCAAAACACCATCAAGCTTAAGCTCTTTCTTAATATCTGCACGCTTCAAACTTTGTTACTAACCTTCTTGGGCGGAGCTTTGGCCTTAGACTTGAATACGGCCAGAACTGGCCTGTAAGAAGTGGAAGAAGTAGAAGGCGACGGccgaggagggaggaggaagtgGGAGAACGGTGCCGGTCGGAGCCGGCGAATTTGagactgaagaagcgccgtcgtCTCTCTGCCTCCATTAATGCTGGACACGAGCATGGACTGAGCTGTGGCCATAGCGAACCTGAGCCTTCTCGACCTCTGCCTAATCTGCTGGGCTCGAGGCCCTATCTTTATGAAATCAAGTGATCACTAGGAGCCAGAGATAGGGTTTGAGGAGGTCTGTTGGCAGTGGAGAGACCACGTCTCACCGGCTCTACTTGGAGATAACGTGCACAGTTCTTGATCCATATTAGAGATCGATGAAAAAGTGTTCATGGGAGGCAAAAGCCAGACTGAGAACTTGTGAAGCAGAGCCAGTCCACGCATGCGCCATGGGCTCAGGATCACAACATTTAAGGAACAGTGTGGAATTTGGTTGTGAGCCAGTGATGTCTCCATCACAATCTCTCTTTGTTTGTCGCTCTGTTCATGCCGCAGCGCAGTGCGCAGGTATATACGGTATTCCTGGAAGATCATCTATGTTGCCACGTGTACGTACACCCACGGTATAGTTAACGGATTGAACTGAAGCTTGCAGGTAAGAAGGAACCTTGGGAGAATTGGCCGGTAAGGAAGAAAGCAAATGTTAAATGACCAAAGACCCCATGACGAAATCGCAAAATGCTGCTACAACTGTTATATATCATAAGGGTAGTTTTGGTATTATAATGTCTGCTGTGTCCGAGAAATAAATCTCGGTCACCACGACTCTTTGGATCTGACCGCCTCTCGCTCTGTTTTCTCCCTCCGCGCTTCCCTACCTCCTCCGAAGCAAACTAGGGTTTCCTCGACGCCGCTGCCCTGCCCCGATGTCTAGCTTCAGCGGCGATGAAACTGCCCCATTCTTCGGATTCCTCGGCGCGGCCGCGGCGCTCGTCTTCTCTTGTAATTTCTCCCAACTCATGCGCCGCGCCCTTTCCGGGTCTTCATCTTGGCGTCGAGCTGGATTCGATGTGAAGGTTTCGTGTTTGAAATGTTTCGGGTTGATTTTGTTCCTTTCAGGCATGGGGGCGGCGTACGGAACTGCGAAGAGCGGCGTTGGTGTTGCTTCCATGGGTGTGATGCGCCCGGAGCTCGTGATGAAGTCGATAGTTCCCGTTGTCATGGCCGGAGTTTTGGGGATCTACGGTCTCATCATTGCGGTGATAATAAGCACCGGGATCAACCCCAAGGCCAAGTCGTACTACCTCTTCGATGGGTACGCGCACCTCTCTTCCGGGCTGGCTTGTGGCCTCGCAGGACTTTCAGCTGGCATGGCGATTGGAATCGTAGGAGATGCTGGAGTCAGGTATCTGTTTGAGACCCTCTCTAGATCTGAGAGTGATCTGAATTCTGTTGTTCCGGCTGAATTGTCGGAGACCTATTCTCTTATCTTGTCTTATATTCTCGTAAATTTGCTTAATTGATTTTGAGATGCCCGTAGGATAGATGAGAAACTTTCCCCCCGGTTAAAGCATATGATTGATCAATTGCACATATGTCGTATATATTGTTGTCCTTAACCTTGATTAAGGACGTTTTTTGCTAATTATCAAGCATTGTCATCTGAACCAGATAACTCTTAAAGCTTTTTTTTATTGATATTGGAAATATTGGAATGGCGGAGAAGATCAGTCTGGTTAGTTTCATCAACAAGCAAAGTAACACTATGAAAGTTTGATGCATCAGTATAAATAAGAAAGGAGGGGTGAAACGAGATTCTGTTTTACTACATACCAAGGGCATCTAATTCTTCTAATAAATCTTCCCTTCAATATGAGTACCTACATGGTAGAATAGAAAATTCAACTGGAGAAAAATGCACTAAAACCTCGATACATAAAGAAATTTGCACAAGAACAAAAATCCATTTCTCATATTGTTCTCTGTTATCCATGACTTCCCTAGGTTCCCAAAGCAAAACTGTGATATCATATTCCGTCTCATTTTTGCAACATGGCTCGAGATGCTTTGTGCTCCTCTAGCTATCCTTGAGGGCATCCACAGTGGGGATATTTCTCCATATATCCCTCAATCTCAAATATCCCCCATTGGAAGGGGATATTGTTGAGCGGATTTGAAATCACCGGGCAtagactctctctctctctctctctctctctctctctctctgctttcttaacaaaaaaaaatttaagaaaaaatgtTTAATGATGGAATTTGGGATATTTGGAgagtgagatatttgattgtTGGGCTCGTAAATATTTGATTTGTATATTTAATTGTGGGATTTGGGATATTTGAGGAGTGAGATATTTAATTGATGATGTGGATGTAGGAACACAAATATTTGAGAGAAATATTTAGTCTTGTTGTGGATTCTCTAATCTGACCAATCTGACACTCTTGACGGCCATCATAATTATCTCCTTGGTTTGAGTTCCTGATCACATGTATATCATAATCAAATCATTTTTTCTATGCAAACATGCGTCAAACGAACTATGCACAGGATCTGATACAATGCTTTCTCCTTCTATGCAACTATAAAAATAGTAGTGTACCCCATAGTTTTTGCCTTTAGTTTTTGTAATGAATGAAAATCTGCTTTTCTACTTTCCATAGTTAGAAAGTAGAACCCTTGTCCATTCCGTCAATACCTGCAAACAATGAAGATGTTTGAACATCTGCCATCCTAAAATCTGTATGTTTTTGATATGTCTCACTATCTTCTAGCTGTATATATGCTTTGATAATATGATGTCTGGATCCTTGGTATTCTGTTTTTTTAGTTGTCTGGTGGTATATGAACTCTCTAGCTATCGCCAACTTTTAATTTTGGAGGTGGTTTTGGCCTTAAAAGCATGTTTATTTGAGAGGAGAGTGAAAAGAAGAGGAGTGTCCAGAAAGGGAAGAGGGGAAGGAAGGGGAGAGGGGAGGAGTTTCATTTGTTTTGCCTActagaaaaaaaggaaagaagatAAATTGAGAAAAATTTAAACTCTGATTTGTTGTTCCTAGACATGCAAGGATAAACTAATCTTTCCTCcgcttctcattttctctcatcttcTGTTCACTTTTGGATGGAACTAAAAAAAGGTAAAGGAACTTCAAATTGCCCTCTTCCGATCCTTCTCCTTAATTTTCTTCTTCTGCTGAAATAGATAAAGAAAGAAATTGACTACTTTTTGCCCTCCTTCGCCCTACTTAAGCTGCTTCCAAGCAGACATCTCTAGGCTTAAACAACTTCCAGGCATAGGCATCAGTTTATCTACCTAGTATTTACATTTTAATCCATGTGAAAACCTTTGTAAATGAGATattatgatatatttttttttatctgggCTAGCTTTATGTGCATAGACCAAGCATCttagaatttttgaaattgagagATCTGTGCATGTTGTGGATCACGGCACCCAACGAACATGAAAATCGTGTATAGGGTTATTATATATATGAAGTTCAAACAAAATAACAGGTCTGTGTAAATTTCAGTCTGATCTTAATGCTGTGTTATTCCATTTGTTGTAGGGCCAACGCCCAGCAGCCAAAGCTCTTTGTGGGAATGATTCTGATACTCATCTTCGCCGAAGCTCTTGCCCTCTATGGCCTTATTGTCGGCATCATCCTTTCCTCTCGAGCTGGTCAATCTCGAGCAGATTAAAGAACTGCAGGAGATGGTCCATTATTTTGCCCTATCTTTTGTGGTTAcaatgttatttatttatttaacttttgCTACAGATAAGAGTCAGGCGGACTCATTAAATGCTCAATAATTTGAACTTACAAGCTTGTAATCTTTGTCGGCTCTGTAAGTTTTCGGTTGCCGCAAAAACTATACTTTGCAGCAAAAACTAAAAAGATTTTGATTGCTTTCTTCAATGATTGAATGATTAGAATGCGAGATTTTCTTATGGAACAAGTGTTTCTATAGCTATTAGTCAATCTCTACTCTAAATCCTCGTTATAGTATTAACTCTATTTATATGCACCAGTTGAGCAACGACTCGTATTCATATAGCTTTGCTAACTCTTTCTATACCCATGTTGAAGGCATTGTCATATGATCATATTTTACAATATATAATATCCATCATGTGCAAACCGTGTCAAATAATTCATCCTACGAACACGGACTGGACGTTGTCTTGAATGTCTATTTTGTTCCTTTGGTTGTAGGTGTAAAGCAAAAAATAGATTGGGCTTGGTCTTGAGCTGAAATTTGTCCGAAATGAATTGAATAAATTCATCTTTAAGATCATTTCTCAACGGTCTCTTAGTCATGTATATATGCGATTCTTCCAACTGTAGGTCTTATCTCATCAAATGGCTTGGGAATTTTATTGCCACCgtagtttgaaaaatcatgatGACAAAAGATAAATATGCTCGTCTTTAGTATCCTCATTAATTTAtctcagggtcaacacggaggaggtaaattatggACGGTTATTaacttttggaatagtgactagcacataagggaggtatttacctcgactttaccgagattcgaacctcagatctcatgatgacaacaccttATGCGCTAGCCAcgtaatttgaaaaatcataatcCTATGCCTGCGCAAGATTGATTTGGTATCAAAATCAGATGTCTCGGAATATTGACATAAatagattaataattttatatatatatatatatatatataaaatcatcaaCAATTGACGCTACATTTGATatgattaaatatataaatttaaattcattaGTAATTTAACTATTATTGTAGCATAATAacattcaataatatttatattttcatatcataaaattaaaataaaatttctactaatacaataataataattacaTTAACCTCAAGAATATTCCCTTAGTTTACAAGATAACTTAATTTAAAGGTCAACAAAGTAGCTGACGTAGCGGAAGCTATTGAAACATTTAATTCAAACATGaatatttgaaataaatttttaaagacttGTAATTCCGCATAATACTAGATACTAGACACTAAAAAACTCATCTTTTTAGGAAAAAGAAATGACGGAATATTGTTGCTTAAAAACTAACTCCAACTAAATAGATGCTTAAATAGTTTCAAAACCCTAATCCTAATTTTACAAAAATGAAAATAACCTAAATTATAAAATAGTCCAAAAGATAATaaaagatattaaaaaaatttcaagtctCCAAAAAGGCTTTAAATGATGTTTTTTGAATCTAAAACTAAGAAGTTAGGGTTTTACTCGGTAATTAATTGTAGATCTCTCAATATACTTTATATTATAGGTAACATGGTTTAACCCATCTCAAAGCCTCTAACGATTCTACTCCGATCTTATTTCAATCCTGTTTCGATTCTATCGTTCCTACTATGATCCTACCAATCTTACCTATCCTGCTACGATTCTGCTACAAAAAATGATTCTACACAATCTAGGATCGATTAGGTGTTCTGGAtagtaggatcgtacgatcccaCGATCCAGGATCACGATTTTACAAACCATGATTGCCACTATAATATGATGTTGATCAATGTTATATTTCTCAAGGATTAGTATTGGAGCAAAAAGTGAACTTATTATTTTAGCAACCCCTCTAGGATAAGAAAGGAGTAAATTACAGGGGAAAATATTTATCCTAGTATAGTGACCTTTTGTATGGAGATCAGGCACCCAACAAGGACTTTGTTAAGAATCGGTATTGACTAGAGATTTGATtaatattaaaattcaaaatttataacATAATATAGATTAGTATTGATCATAGATGAAATGTtcatattatagtaattatgaacTATAATTACTATCAATTCATTAGTGTTGATGAGATTGAAATATTAATTAATGGTACATATGACATCCTtgtgataataaattaaaatttagggCTTCTTTAAAAATTATGTCACAAGTCATGGACACCCTTTTAATCTTCttatattttattaagaatatggactttactaactaactttggtgaagcccaAAATAAAATTACGATAATatctttttttctattcacatCGAAAACAATTCTAAGGTTTATTAGCAATTTCCACAGACGCATCAATCAAGACTATAGAGTTTAAGACTTAGCTACGatgtattattaaaaaaaatctcattaatcaatcagagatctagagttcgagactcagttgTGAtgtattattaagaatttttctatTAATCAATCAAGGATTTAGAGTTCGAGATTCAGCTAAGgtgtattattgagaatttttctcattaataatCAATCAGAAATTTAGAGTCTCTATTTATAATCTTTTTAGCCTCACatattagaattgacaacactacgaGCAAAAAATCTTTTAGAAATACCTTGGGACGGTGATATTAGAAAGCATACTTTTCTCAACTTTTTAGCTAAGATCATGTAtgatatattaaattgattttttataAGGGTGAGTCCGTTAACAGTAGCTTGCTACTGAGATTTTCGAGTGGCACCCTTGCTATTACATGGGTTTGGCGCACCCTTACCCAATTTATGGGTGGTTTTTGACTAAAATTAAGTGTAGtatttattattataaaatttacatgtattcatatattatattacatacACAATATGTGTGCACGATTGCTAGCGTCACCTGTATAGCACAATTGCATGGGTCTAGCACACCCTTATCTAATTTATGGATGACCACTTGGCTAAGTGTAGTATttgttcttataaaatttacgtgtattcatatattatattacacacacgTGTGTGCACTATCACtagtaataaattaaaattgaatattTCTTACaattataataaagaaagatgTCCTTTACAATTCTATTAAAAAAGatatccttttttatttttgctcGAAAATACTCTTCGTATTGATATTCTCCTTAAACAATTTCAACCAGACTTTTTTTCCTTCAGAATCAAATCCCAAGGCTATTGATTCAAGCGCGTTATTCGATCTCAAATAGTTGAAATAAATAAGGTTGAGTACTCGAAGAAGTCTGCAGTCTTGCATATCACCGCTGTTAAGGAATAACCTTATTCCTATGTGTTGTTGGTTTGCTGGTCTTTCCTATGTC from Zingiber officinale cultivar Zhangliang chromosome 4B, Zo_v1.1, whole genome shotgun sequence includes:
- the LOC121974389 gene encoding photosystem II 22 kDa protein, chloroplastic-like, whose amino-acid sequence is MATAQSMLVSSINGGRETTALLQSQIRRLRPAPFSHFLLPPRPSPSTSSTSYRPVLAVFKSKAKAPPKKVEKVKGKVEDGIFGTSGGIGFTKQNELFVGRVAMLGFAASILGEAITGKGILAQLNLETGIPIYEAEPLLLFFILFTLLGAIGALGDRGKFVDDEPAGLEKAVIPPGKGVRSALGLKEGGPLFGFTKANELFVGRLAQLGFAISIIGEIITGKGALAQLNIETGVPINEIEPLVLFNVLFFFIAAINPGTGKFVVTDEEE
- the LOC121974390 gene encoding V-type proton ATPase 16 kDa proteolipid subunit produces the protein MSSFSGDETAPFFGFLGAAAALVFSCMGAAYGTAKSGVGVASMGVMRPELVMKSIVPVVMAGVLGIYGLIIAVIISTGINPKAKSYYLFDGYAHLSSGLACGLAGLSAGMAIGIVGDAGVRANAQQPKLFVGMILILIFAEALALYGLIVGIILSSRAGQSRAD